A stretch of Tenrec ecaudatus isolate mTenEca1 chromosome 2, mTenEca1.hap1, whole genome shotgun sequence DNA encodes these proteins:
- the MIS18A gene encoding protein Mis18-alpha, giving the protein MAGRGSSLCGCKGCFSLSCTCDKSTSSCSSLLGKRITQDSSREQLLQKWASMWSSGSCDARAAGAEQPPGAEDTEERPVVFLCSGCRRPLGDSLSWVTSQEDPDYVLLRGVSCNVSMDKEQKLSKRKNEDGCILETLYCTGCSLQLGYIYRCTPKDLDFKRDLFCLSAKAIESYVLGSSEKQIVSDDKELFNLESRVEMENSLKQMRDVLEALQMQLMKVESKLFSPKS; this is encoded by the exons ATGGCGGGCAGAGGTTCGTCTCTGTGCGGCTGCAAAGGATGCTTCTCTCTTAGCTGTACGTGCGACAAGAGCACGAGCAGCTGCTCTTCGCTGTTGGGCAAGCGGATCACGCAAGACTCGAGCCGCGAGCAGCTGCTGCAGAAGTGGGCGAGCATGTGGAGCTCCGGGAGCTGCGACGCCCGGGCGGCGGGCGCCGAGCAGCCGCCGGGCGCGGAGGACACGGAGGAGAGGCCGGTGGTGTTTCTGTGCTCCGGCTGCCGGCGCCCTCTGGGCGACTCGCTGAGCTGGGTGACGAGCCAGGAGGACCCCGATTACGTCCTGCTGCGCG GCGTTTCCTGTAACGTGTCCATGGACAAGGAACAGAAGCTCTCTAAACGTAAAAATGAAGACGGTTG CATCCTGGAGACTCTGTACTGCACGGGGTGCTCGCTGCAGCTGGGCTACATCTACAGGTGCACCCCCAAGGACCTGGATTTCAAGAGAGACctgttttgcctcagtgccaAGGCCATTGAGAG TTATGTTTTAGGGTCTTCTGAAAAGCAGATTGTATCAGACGATAAAGAGCTTTTTAATCTCGAAAGCAGAGTTGAAATGGAGAATTCTCTGAAACAG ATGAGAGATGTTTTGGAAGCGTTACAGATGCAGCTGATGAAGGTTGAATCAAAGTTGTTCTCTCCCAAAAGTTGA